From the genome of Anopheles moucheti chromosome 3, idAnoMoucSN_F20_07, whole genome shotgun sequence, one region includes:
- the LOC128303849 gene encoding zinc finger protein 846 — translation MFIKPEIDFTKPNGANVSSTNFDSANTSGECYQIMSVSNDREESVNIPPSWTTRTLKQDTEQTGNLNKRYACGYCGMVIYDTMQEIKQHMIEELDCISHKRFAYSRTSNDDYDEEAVDQIDYSIKPSTSSSTVANEQSSYRSSSSCEDEPLKNSPPNLKGTRRTRAKKVQPEQSAPSEEESDQEEDFLQTVTLKSLTEKFQYEKPHKCSRKGCPYKFASYDIRDQHLRCHAENDSMPEASDGGAKAGLPRKRFSFKCSQCDDKFDSWKPCLMHVWREHQIDLGMLRCPVCEKRFVYTVHVFKHLQTHRLNQTLDVSCRVCGKKFVNTSQRAVHEALHRKKDTHEDEEELEVKEKLRWYAERRCNICKHMFSNSKILSKHIKTVHLKIKPFVCNVCGYKCARKATLNIHIRQHSGLKPLTCKSCPFRTADPSALSYHERRHRNEKAYQCKTCGIRLVQPSALRCHIQTQHPKEYQQMKCTLCDYASINAQNLKRHQANHKAGLIKSNDEDSQMECDIEREHEHGAQHGRGMSATDQGRQPQNAPEISFDCFLPPESVDSVVHDTGGITIPAAVVTLPAALSEETQFPI, via the exons ATGTTCATTAAACCAGAAATAGATTTCACCAAGCCAAATGGTGCTAACGTGTCCTCCACG AACTTCGATTCAGCTAATACTAGTGGAGAATGTTATCAAATTATGTCCGTAAGCAATGACCGCGAAGAGTCGGTCAATATTCCTCCTAGTTGGACAACACGAACGCTCAAGCAAGATACCGAACAAACCGGTAATCTGAATAAAAGGTATGCCTGCGGTTATTGTGGGATGGTTATATACGATACAATGCAGGAAATTAAGCAGCACATGATCGAAGAACTTGATTGCATTAGCCACAAAAGGTTTGCATACAGTCGAACATCTAATGACGACTACGACGAAGAAGCCGTCGACCAGATTGACTACAGCATCAAACCATCAACATCCTCCAGTACGGTGGCCAACGAGCAATCTTCCTATCGCAGCTCATCGTCATGCGAGGATGAACCACTCAAAAACAGTCCACCAAACCTAAAAGGAACCCGTCGAACACGGGCGAAGAAAGTTCAACCGGAACAGAGCGCTCCTAGCGAGGAGGAAAGTGATCAGGAAGAGGACTTTTTGCAAACCGTCACACTGAAATCGCTGACGGAAAAGTTCCAGTACGAAAAACCCCACAAATGTTCCCGTAAAGGTTGCCCGTACAAGTTCGCATCGTACGATATCCGGGACCAACATTTGCGCTGTCACGCGGAAAATGATTCCATGCCGGAAGCTTCCGATGGGGGCGCTAAAGCTGGCTTGCCACGGAAACGTTTCAGCTTTAAATGCAGTCAATGTGATGATAAGTTCGATTCCTGGAAGCCTTGCCTGATGCACGTGTGGCGCGAACATCAGATTGATCTTGGTATGCTACGGTGTCCGGTGTGTGAGAAGCGCTTTGTCTACACGGTGCACGTGTTTAAGCACCTGCAAACGCACCGCCTGAACCAAACGCTCGATGTTTCCTGTCGGGTGTGTGGTAAGAAGTTTGTCAACACGTCGCAACGTGCGGTACACGAGGCGTTACATCGAAAAAAGGACACGCACGAGGATGAAGAAGAACTGGAGGTGAAGGAGAAACTACGCTGGTACGCGGAAAGACGCTGCAACATCTGCAAGCACATGTTTTCCAACTCGAAGATACTTTCCAAACACATCAAAACGGTACACTTGAAGATAAAGCCCTTCGTGTGCAACGTGTGTGGATACAAATGTGCTCGGAAGGCAACACTTAAC ATTCACATCCGACAACATTCGGGGTTGAAGCCGCTAACCTGTAAAAGCTGCCCCTTTCGGACGGCGGATCCGAGCGCTCTCAGCTACCACGAACGGCGCCATCGCAACGAAAAGGCCTACCAGTGCAAAACGTGTGGCATCAGGCTGGTACAACCGAGTGCCCTGCGTTGCCACATACAAACCCAACACCCGAAAGAGTACCAACAGATGAAATGCACACTGTGCGATTATGCATCGATTAATGCACAGAATCTGAAGCGCCACCAAGCCAATCATAAAGCGGGATTGATAAAATCCAACGATGAAGATTCTCAGATGGAGTGCGACATCGAGCGGGAACATGAGCATGGGGCACAGCACGGCAGGGGCATGAGCGCAACGGATCAAGGGCGTCAGCCCCAGAATGCTCCGGAAATTTCGTTCGATTGCTTTCTGCCGCCCGAAAGCGTTGATTCCGTGGTGCATGATACCGGTGGCATAACGATTCCAGCTGCCGTCGTTACCTTGCCGGCTGCACTGTCCGAGGAGACACAGTTCCCGATTTAA
- the LOC128304451 gene encoding uncharacterized protein LOC128304451, producing the protein MSYEYGIATGADREIVREALANYFYPEEPLTLAHRDGPDVTVDDMENALSFLDQGTIILARATSTRQLVGLAIGRPPTGVIVTPITTRKFAEITAFLECLSSRASGSGSSYLVTMLAVHPAHRGHSIGRRLMEEQIRLVRVRWPAVQSVTVEATSATSLRLMKRIGMCETAGLSFAEYRDDVGEQMFLGAGEVIRLEMKLRRKQTCDKSE; encoded by the coding sequence ATGAGTTACGAGTACGGTATAGCAACGGGTGCCGATAGGGAAATAGTGCGCGAAGCGCTTGCCAACTATTTCTACCCAGAAGAACCACTTACCTTAGCCCATCGGGATGGTCCCGACGTTACGGTGGACGACATGGAAAACGCTCTCTCTTTCCTGGACCAGGGCACCATAATTCTGGCACGCGCCACTAGTACCCGCCAATTAGTTGGACTTGCGATTGGAAGACCACCAACGGGCGTCATCGTGACACCTATCACCACACGAAAGTTTGCCGAAATAACAGCGTTTCTGGAGTGTCTAAGTTCACGTGCTTCCGGAAGCGGGAGTTCGTACCTTGTTACCATGCTGGCAGTACATCCTGCTCACCGTGGCCATTCGATCGGTCGCCGATTGATGGAGGAACAGATCCGATTGGTTCGTGTCCGTTGGCCAGCAGTGCAAAGTGTCACCGTGGAAGCAACAAGTGCGACCTCTTTGCGACTTATGAAGCGGATTGGAATGTGTGAAACGGCAGGGTTAAGCTTTGCGGAGTATCGAGACGATGTTGGTGAGCAAATGTTCCTTGGAGCAGGTGAAGTAATTCGATTGGAGATGAAACTGCGAAGAAAGCAAACATGCGATAAAAGTGAATAG
- the LOC128301529 gene encoding COP9 signalosome complex subunit 3 — protein sequence MASPLEYYVNFVRTQSSAGNFRELVVYLIDSVELVTKNGNILDNVMETLDIQQHSLGYLFVLSAKFNDSSNVDDTDNVLRSVREFITSCDAEQVRFAPQVYYELCHHLTTALVKNKQHIIQGIHVLVLALEKIRLFNNQLTPIHADLCQLCLCAKVFNPAIRLLDYDIAAIATTDDNYADTKYFLLYYYYGGMIYTAVKNYERALYFFEVAVSTPALAMSHIMLESYKKYILVSLILHGKVLPIPKYSSQVITRFMKPLSHAYHDLSSAYNTSSPDEVRNVVNKFRDSFQRDTNMGLVKQVVASLYKKNIQRLTKTFLTLSLADVASRVQLSGPAEAEKYILNMIKSGEIFATINQKDGMVVFKDDPQEYNDQEVFEMVQHQIGLVMGLNKQILKMDEEIMLNPVFVKKSFGNQEDDGIGCNSKVYSSDPTE from the exons ATGGCCTCCCCGCTAGAGTATTATGTTAATTTTGTTCGTACACAGAGCAGTGCAG GTAACTTTCGCGAACTGGTGGTATATTTAATCGATTCGGTCGAGCTGGTGACGAAGAATGGCAACATCCTGGACAATGTAATGGAAACGTTAGATATTCAGCAGCACTCGTTGGGCTACCTGTTCGTGCTATCGGCGAAGTTTAACGATTCGAGT AACGTCGACGACACAGATAACGTTCTACGGAGTGTGCGGGAATTCATCACCTCCTGCGATGCCGAACAAGTTCGATTTGCACCACAAGTTT ATTACGAACTCTGCCATCATCTGACGACGGCGCtggtaaaaaacaaacaacacatcaTCCAGGGCATACACGTGCTCGTGCTAGCGCTGGAGAAGATACGTCTGTTCAACAACCAGCTAACACCCATCCATGCCGACCTATGTCAGCTGTGCCTGTGTGCGAAGGTGTTCAATCCGGCGATACGCTTGCTGGACTACGACATTGCCGCGATCGCCACCACCGATGATAACTACGCGGACACGAAGTACTTCCTGCTGTACTATTACTACGGTGGCATGATCTACACGGCGGTGAAGAACTACGAGCGGGCGCTGTACTTTTTCGAGGTGGCCGTCTCGACACCTGCCCTTGCGATGTCGCACATTATGCTCGAATCGTACAAGAAGTACATTCTGGTGTCGCTCATTCTGCACGGCAAGGTGCTACCAATACCGAAGTACTCGTCGCAGGTTATTACCCGGTTTATGAAGCCGCTCAGCCACGCGTACCACGATCTGTCCAGCGCGTACAACACCTCGTCGCCGGATGAGGTACGAAACGTAGTGAACAAGTTTCGCGACTCGTTCCAGCGGGACACGAACATGGGTTTGGTGAAGCAGGTCGTCGCATCGCTGTATAAGAAGAACATTCAGCGATTGACGAAAACGTTCCTCACGCTGTCGCTGGCCGATGTGGCCAGTCGTGTGCAGCTGAGTGGGCCGGCCGAAGCGGAGAAATATATTCTCAATATG ATCAAATCTGGTGAGATATTTGCCACCATCAATCAAAAGGATGGTATGGTCGTGTTCAAGGATGATCCACAGGAGTACAACGACCAGGAGGTGTTCGAAATGGTGCAGCATCAAATAGGCTTAGTGATGGGGCTGAACAAGCAAATTCTTAAGATGGACGAAGAGATAATGCTCAACCCAGTG TTTGTTAAAAAATCGTTTGGCAACCAAGAAGACGACGGAATCGGTTGCAATTCGAAGGTTTATAGTAG TGATCCAACGGAATAA